In Papaver somniferum cultivar HN1 chromosome 1, ASM357369v1, whole genome shotgun sequence, a genomic segment contains:
- the LOC113326963 gene encoding uncharacterized protein LOC113326963, translating to MVNLLTHGVTYGSSLGSATPNPLVSPDPSIKVSYFIDTHTRTWNMSILNTHFDNATVKKIVTIPLSQLCTPDKRAWDLSKNGKFSSKSAYTGLRGLRPSPCKNLWMHVWKIWVPCRIQVFTWKAARNALPSRTILYTRMLMHNVDCARCNDPQESILYSLALWPFASRVWFLSDFCIDSQFFQNKFFIDWLLFWLIDHLSRLPDEAQCIFVAILWSLWTSRNNLIFQNIQENHTTFLVRARSMLLTRKTCLTVSHTTPVNLCVGWIKCNIDGAYDDISGSNGAGFVMRDFSKKASFCASLVFEVKSAEEAEARAICAVLKKALEQQLTHVIVESDAKTLIDQFSAGQFDGDSCTDDIFKDIQFFSSKLVACIFSFQPRVCNFVAHELAQWAETNNASMYWFVPLVWLLPIVEGGH from the coding sequence atggtcaatttattgacccatGGTGTGACATATGGATCATCCTTGGGATCTGCCACACCCAACCCTCTAGTCTCACCTGATCCTAGCATTAAAGTTTCTTATTTCATTGATACTCATACCAGAACCTGGAATATGTCCATACTCAACACCCACTTTGATAATGCTACTGTTAAGAAGATTGTCACTATTCCATTAAGTCAGCTTTGCACTCCCGACAAgagggcttgggatctttcaaagaatggcaagttttcttcaaaatctgCCTACACGGGACTCAGAGGTCTTAGACCTTCCCCATGTAAAAACCTTTGGATGCACGTTTGGAAAATCTGGGTTCCTTGCAGAATCCAAGTCTTCACATGGAAAGCTGCTAGAAATGCTCTCCCTTCCAGAACTATCTTATATACCAGAATGCTTATGCATAATGTTGATTGTGCTAGGTGTAATGATCCTCAAGAGTCCATATTATATTCTTTGGCTCTCTGGCCCTTTGCTAGTCGAGTTTGGTTTCTTTCTGATTTCTGCATCGACTCTCAGTTTTTTCAAAATAAATTCTTCATTGATTGGTTATTGTTTTGGTTaattgatcatttgtctagaCTTCCTGATGAAGCTCAATGTATTTTTGTTGCAATTCTATGGTCTCTGTGGACTAGTAGGAATAACCTTATTTTCCAAAACATTCAGGAAAACCATACTACTTTCCTTGTTAGAGCTAGATCTATGTTATTAACTAGGAAAACATGTCTCACGGTCTCTCATACTACCCCTGTAAACCTTTGTGTTGGATGGATAAAATGTAATATTGATGGTGCCTATGATGATATTTCTGGATCTAATGGTGCAGGATTTGTGATGAGGGATTTCTCAAAAAAAGCTTCCTTTTGTGCTTCCCTGGTCTTTGAAGTAAAatctgctgaagaagctgaagccagagCTATTTGTGCAGTCTTGAAGAAAGCCTTGGAGCAACAGTTAACTCATGTCATTGTAGAAAGTGATGCTAAAACTCTTATCGACCAATTTTCAGCTGGCCAGTTCGATGGAGACTCGTGTACAGATGATATCTTTAAAGACATTCAGTTTTTCTCCTCTAAATTAGTAGCTTGTATTTTTAGTTTTCAACCGCGTGTTTGTAATTTTGTAGCTCATGAACTAGCCCAATGGGCAGAAACAAACAATGCCTCTATGTACTGGTTTGTGCCTCTTGTTTGGCTCTTGCCAATAGTAGAGGGGGGTCATTAG